DNA sequence from the Blastocatellia bacterium genome:
TCGTTGAGCAGCGAGCCGAGCAAATAAAAAGTCACAGGGTCGTTGGCATCCAGCGACGCCGCTTTCTCAAGCCTTGTCTTGGCCTCGGGGTTGCTGCCGGTCATCATCGAAAGCAGACCGGTCACCTGATAAAGCTGCGGCAGCCAGCGCATTTGATACTCTTTCCAGCTCTCGTCGGTCATGCCGGCGGGCTTGTTGCCCGACTCGATGATCTGAATCGCTTTCGCGCCGTACTGCTGGCTCTGCGGCACAAACTTGCCATTGCGCTGCTTCGCCTGGTTGGCGCCGATGATCGTCACCTGGGTGAGCGTCGCCACGTCATTCGGGTTTCTCGCCAGCGCCTTGTCGGCAAAGCTGAAGACATCGTCAAAGCGGTTAGCGGCGATGTAAGCATTCAGCAAAGCCGGGGCGATGATGTCGGCATCCGCCGGCTCTTTGAAGACCGTCATCGCGCTTTCGAGCAGGGTGGTCTTCTGCGCCGCGTCGGGGACGTTGTTGATTTCGCCGATGACGTGAGTGACGACGCCGGCGCGGTTGGTGCTCTTGGGATATTTCTTGATGAACTCTTCGGCAGCTTTGATCTTGGCCGCGGGATCGGCGGTGGACTGCACTTTCATCATGGCTTCCTGCTCGCCTTTCGAAACCTGCGGCGCTTTGTTCTTGTCCTGCGCCAAAGCGAAAGCAGCCAGCGCGGCGGTCAGCGCGCACACCGCCAATGCGCGTGCGACGGCGAATGATTTCGGTTTCATGAATAACCTCGTTGAGTATGGATTTCAGCACACGGTTGCGAGCCGGCGGCTCGAACGGCAAAGGATATTCTGCGGTATCGCCGTCACCATTGCAAGCACAGGGTTGTGGGTTTCTCGGAATCGGCAGGCAACGCCGGGGCGGGCTCGGCAGTCTCAGCTTCTGGACATCCGGCTATCTTGTGCCGCCGGCACGCCGGTCGCTAAAATATCGACAGGAGTCCGGGCCAATCAGCCCGCCGAAAGAATGGAGGCCATCATGAAGAAGTTTCTCGCAATCGCCGCCTTCCTGGCGTGCGTCGCTGCGCCGGCGCTGGCGCAGGACTGGGACCACGCCGTTTCGCTGTTCAATCAGAAGCAGACGCGCGCCGCCATCCGCGAATTTCACACTCTCTTGAAAGCCAACCCTGACGCCTGGCAGTCGTGGTATTACATCGGCTTCGGCCATTATCAACTGCAAGAGTACGAGGACACGCTCGACGCCTTTGGCAACTATGTAAAGGCCAGCGCCAAAGACGACAAGGCGCAGATCACCGGCCATTACTTCCTCGGCTGGGCCGACTATCAACTGCAACGCTACGACAAAGCGATCCCCGAATTCACGCAGTACGTCGCGCTGGCCACGAAGGGCAATGAGAAGATAGACGTGACCGCGCGCGGCGCGCTGGGCCGCGCTTACATCTTCACGCAAAAGTATGCCGAAGCGGTCGAGCCGCTTGCCGCCGCTGCCGCGGAGATGAAGACTAATGCGTCGAACTATTACCTGCTCGGCTTTGCGCATTACAAGCTGAACCACATCGAGCCGGCGACGACGGCGTTGAATCAAGCGCTCACCATTGACCCGAAAGAGCCGGACGCGCTCGCCCTGTTGACTGAGATTTACTTCGCGCAGATGAAGCAGAGCCCGACGGCGGTGCGCCAGGCGATTGCCACCGGCGAGCGTTTGATGCTGGTGCGCAACGACGAGCGCTCGTGGGCGCTGCTCGGTCAGGCTTATCTATTCGATAAGCAGTACGCCAAGGCCGCGCCGCTGCTCGACAAGTACGCCCGCCTGCACCTGGATTCGGTGCCGGCGTGGTACAACCTCGGCGTCGCCTATTCGCGCTCGGAACAATGGAAGCCCGCCGCCCAGGCGCTGGAGCAGGCGGTCAAGCTGCAACCGACGAATCTGGCGGCGAACCTTGAGCTGGCCTACGTTTACGAAAGCGACAAGCAATACGACAAGGCGCTCGCGGCTTACCAGCGCGCCTATGACGCTTCGGGCGGCAAAGACGAGACCGCGCGCACCGGCATTGACCGCGTCAAGCAAACCAAACCGCAGGGGCAGGAAGCAGGAAGCCGGAAGCAGTAGGCAGGATGCAGTAAAAACCGGTTGCCAACATTCAAAGGCAGCAAGCGTTGAGCGATGACTCACGCTTGCTGCCTTTTTCTGACTGCCTCCTGCTTCCTGCCTACTGCCTACTGCTGACTTCCCCGTCCGCGCTGACCTGCCCGACGCGCTCTAGTCCTTCATAAGCGATGGCCAGCAATTCGATCTCGCGGCTCTCGCCCGGCTTCAACGAGAGCGCTTCGCCGCGCGCCGCCGCGTGCATCAACATCGGGTAGCTGGCGCACGGCTCCAGGGCGATGTTATACGTCGCGCTCCACCACGGGTAATCGCGCCCGCCGCGATAGACCTGCCAGTACCACAGCACCTTGAAGACCTCTGCCGGGTAACGCAGCGCAAAGCCGACGCGCTTTGCCGTATTAGTGATGGCGTACCAGCCGTCGGTGATGCCTTCGAGAAAAACCATATCGGCGGCGGCGACCGTGGGGCCGGGAATGCGCGACAGGTCCACCTGACCACCGCCGGCAGCGTCGGCCTGCGGCCAATCCTTGAGCTGCCGGGGTTTCAAGCGCGATGAGGTCGGCGTGTAGTCTTCGATGGTGCGAATGCGGCAGGGCGGCACGTCTACGCGGCAGCTCTCGTCAATAAACGGCCAGCCGAATGCCGGGTGATGTCCCCAGGTGAAATCAACCGGCTGCCCGCCTTCATTGGTGACGCGCTCGTGGATGCGCAGCACCGCCTCATTGCGTCGCAAGCTGACGGTCTTGACCAGATGAAACGGCGTCCGCACGGTGCGCACGTCGAAGCGCACTTCGATCTCTTCCACATCGTCTTTGGTGATAGCGTAGCGCCACGGCAGCAGCAAGACTTCGCCATGCTGGCCGACCTCTGCGCCCTGATGCTCGGACGGCGCGCCGCAATTCGGGAACATCTCCTGCCAGCCGCCCTCATAGAAATCATTGTGCGGACCCGCCGGGCGCGGGCTCGACGGCCAGTAGAGCGAGCGGTCGCGCAAGCCGGCCCACGTCCGCCACATGAAATCCACGTCGCGCGGCTTGTAGAGAAACTCGTAAACGTCCGTGCCTTTGTCGGCAAGCAAGGTGACGCGCAACTTTTCGTTTTCGAGCGCCACCGCGCGGTGGCCCGCCAGAATGAGCTCAGTGATGCGGCAGCCATAGTTGCGCGTGTGCTGGAAAGTTTGATAGCTCATTCGCCCTCCCTCATCAACCGCGAGATTAGCACGTTGATTTATGATTGTCAGGTTGAATCCCCACAGGCGCTGTGCGATAACAGCTTGAGGAGCGGACGTGCATGGAAAAGCGAAAAGCAGTGGTGCTGTTGAGCGGCGGGCTCGATTCGGCGACGGCGCTCGCTGTGGCCATCGCTGAAGGGTATGCCGCTTACGCGATGTCGTTTCGCTACGGGCAGCGCCACGCGGTAGAGCTTGAGAGCGCCCGGCGCGTCGCCGCGGCGATGGGCGTGGCGCGCCATCTCGTCGTTGACATAGACCTGCGCGCCATCGGCGGCTCGGCGCTCACGGATGAAATCGAAGTCCCGAAAGCGCGCTCTAGCGCAGAGATGTCCGCGGGGATTCCGGTGACTTATGTGCCGGCGCGCAACACGATCTTTCTCTCTTTTGCATTGGGCTGGGCCGAAGTGCTGGGCGCGGCGGAAATCTTCATCGGCGTCAACGCTCTCGACTATTCCGGTTATCCCGACTGTCGCCCGGAATACATTGAAGCCTTCGAGCGCATGGCGAATCTCGCAACCAAAGCCGGCGTTGAAGGCCGCCTGCGATTGAAGATTCACACGCCGCTGATTGCGATGAGCAAAGCCGAAATCATTCGCCGCGGCCTTGAGCTTGGCGTCGATTACGCGCTGACGCACAGTTGCTATGACCCGACGGCGGGCGGGCTGGCCTGCGGCAGATGCGATAGCTGTCTGCTCAGACAAAAAGGCTTCGCCGAAGCCGGCGCGCGCGACCCGCTGGTTTATGCCGGCGACTAGCGCGACCTAGCGGCCTTCTTGTGCAGGCTTCTCGTCCCATATCCACTGGCTGAACCACTCGAAGTTATGCTCCATCACGGCGCGCTGCTGTTTAGGCTTATCGATGCCGTGACCGAAGCCTTTGTAGACGATCATCTTCACCGGCACGCCGCGGTCTTCGAGCGCCTGCCGCAACTCGTAGGCGTTCGGGATCGGCACGCGCCTGTCCAGCTCGCCGTGCTGAATCAAGGTCGGCGTGCGCGCGTTCTTGATGTAAGCGATGGGCGAGGTCTTGCGGTAAACTTCGGCGTCGTCCCACGGCGTCGCTTTCAAATACTGCCGCGTGAACGGCGTGATGTCGGTGTTGGCGTAATAGGTCATCCAGTCGGAGATGCCCGCGCCCACCGACACCGCTTTGAAGCGGTCGCTGCTCGCGGTGATGAACGCAGAGATGTAGCCGCCCTGGCTCCAGCCCATCGCGCCGACGCGATCCTTGTCGACAAAGCCCTGCGCGATCAGGTGGTCAACTCCCGAAATCACATCCCAGTAATCGCCGACGCCGAGGTTGCGCACGTTCAGCGAGCGGAACCTCTCGCCGTAGCCGGCTGAGCCGCGATAATTCGGGCGCAGGATCACCGCGCCCTTGGCGGCGAACATCTCCAGCGGGTAATAACGGTCGGCGCGCAGCAACGGGTTGTCAACGCCCGTCGGCCCGCCGTGAATGACCACCAGCAGCGGGTACTTCTTCGCCGGGTCGAAGTCGGCGGGCTTGATCAGCACGCCTTCGATGGGCGTGCCGTCGGTTGACTTCCACTCGATCACTTCGCGCTTCGCCAGTTGAAAATCTTTGTACTGCTCGCCCATCGCCGTGAGCTTGCGCGGCGCAAAAGCGGAGAGTGGCGAAACATACACTTCGACCGCTTCGTTCGGCGCGGCGGCGGCAAAGGCCGCCTGGCTGTAATCCCGCGTGAACGAATACTGTGACGAGGCAAAGCTCGCCGGGCGGCTCATCTGTTCGATGGCTTTGGTCGCGGGGTTCAGGCGGAAGAGGTGCGAAGAAGTTTTCTGCTGGCTGGTGAAGTAGATGCCTTCGGGTGACCATGCCTGCAACATCGGGTCTTCGTCAAAGCTCGCGGTCAACACTTCCGGTTTGCCGCCGTCGCCGCTGACTTTGGCGATGAAACTGTTTTGAAAGAAAAAGAACTCCTGCGCATTGGCGGTTTCAAAAGCGATCTGCCGGCCATCGGGCGACCAGACGGGATTATTGTCCGGGCCGCGCGTGTCAACGATCTTCTTGATGCCTTTGTCGCCGACCGTCAAAACGTAGAGGTCGCTGGTGTCCGAAGCGGTTAAGTCGGGATTGCGCGTCGCGCTGAAGGCAATGCGCGTTGAATCGGGCGACCAGCTAAAACCGCCGACGCTGTACGTCGTGCCTTCGGTGAGGCGCACAGGCTCAGGCTTCCTGCTCTTGCCTTCTTCCGCCTCGATCATCCACAGGTGCGTCATCACGTAATCGCCGCGCACGATCTCGAACTCGCCGTATTTCTCTTTGCGCTCTTTGCGCGCTTTGCTTTCGGGCTCGGCGGCAGTAAAGGCGATGCGGCGACCATCGGGCGACCAGGCAAACGAGTTGACGCCGCTCTCCAGGCTGGTCAACTGGATGGCTTCGCCGCCGCTCGGCGCAATCACATAAAGCTGCCGCTTGCCATCACGGTCGGAGACGAAGGCGAGACGCTTTGAGTCTGATGACCACTGCGGGCTCATGCTCGACTTCTTGGCGTTCGTCAGTTGGTAACGCTCGCCGCTGCCGACGACCGCAATCCATATCTCGGTCTCGAAAGCGTTCTCTTCCCAGTTGGTCTCCTGCACCTGATAGGCGACGAGGC
Encoded proteins:
- a CDS encoding tetratricopeptide repeat protein, translated to MKKFLAIAAFLACVAAPALAQDWDHAVSLFNQKQTRAAIREFHTLLKANPDAWQSWYYIGFGHYQLQEYEDTLDAFGNYVKASAKDDKAQITGHYFLGWADYQLQRYDKAIPEFTQYVALATKGNEKIDVTARGALGRAYIFTQKYAEAVEPLAAAAAEMKTNASNYYLLGFAHYKLNHIEPATTALNQALTIDPKEPDALALLTEIYFAQMKQSPTAVRQAIATGERLMLVRNDERSWALLGQAYLFDKQYAKAAPLLDKYARLHLDSVPAWYNLGVAYSRSEQWKPAAQALEQAVKLQPTNLAANLELAYVYESDKQYDKALAAYQRAYDASGGKDETARTGIDRVKQTKPQGQEAGSRKQ
- a CDS encoding aldose 1-epimerase is translated as MSYQTFQHTRNYGCRITELILAGHRAVALENEKLRVTLLADKGTDVYEFLYKPRDVDFMWRTWAGLRDRSLYWPSSPRPAGPHNDFYEGGWQEMFPNCGAPSEHQGAEVGQHGEVLLLPWRYAITKDDVEEIEVRFDVRTVRTPFHLVKTVSLRRNEAVLRIHERVTNEGGQPVDFTWGHHPAFGWPFIDESCRVDVPPCRIRTIEDYTPTSSRLKPRQLKDWPQADAAGGGQVDLSRIPGPTVAAADMVFLEGITDGWYAITNTAKRVGFALRYPAEVFKVLWYWQVYRGGRDYPWWSATYNIALEPCASYPMLMHAAARGEALSLKPGESREIELLAIAYEGLERVGQVSADGEVSSRQ
- the queC gene encoding 7-cyano-7-deazaguanine synthase QueC; this encodes MEKRKAVVLLSGGLDSATALAVAIAEGYAAYAMSFRYGQRHAVELESARRVAAAMGVARHLVVDIDLRAIGGSALTDEIEVPKARSSAEMSAGIPVTYVPARNTIFLSFALGWAEVLGAAEIFIGVNALDYSGYPDCRPEYIEAFERMANLATKAGVEGRLRLKIHTPLIAMSKAEIIRRGLELGVDYALTHSCYDPTAGGLACGRCDSCLLRQKGFAEAGARDPLVYAGD
- a CDS encoding S9 family peptidase: MRRLVPLTLLILSLATFALAQSGKTPTIEQSLNIKSAGGPRISPDGRLVAYQVQETNWEENAFETEIWIAVVGSGERYQLTNAKKSSMSPQWSSDSKRLAFVSDRDGKRQLYVIAPSGGEAIQLTSLESGVNSFAWSPDGRRIAFTAAEPESKARKERKEKYGEFEIVRGDYVMTHLWMIEAEEGKSRKPEPVRLTEGTTYSVGGFSWSPDSTRIAFSATRNPDLTASDTSDLYVLTVGDKGIKKIVDTRGPDNNPVWSPDGRQIAFETANAQEFFFFQNSFIAKVSGDGGKPEVLTASFDEDPMLQAWSPEGIYFTSQQKTSSHLFRLNPATKAIEQMSRPASFASSQYSFTRDYSQAAFAAAAPNEAVEVYVSPLSAFAPRKLTAMGEQYKDFQLAKREVIEWKSTDGTPIEGVLIKPADFDPAKKYPLLVVIHGGPTGVDNPLLRADRYYPLEMFAAKGAVILRPNYRGSAGYGERFRSLNVRNLGVGDYWDVISGVDHLIAQGFVDKDRVGAMGWSQGGYISAFITASSDRFKAVSVGAGISDWMTYYANTDITPFTRQYLKATPWDDAEVYRKTSPIAYIKNARTPTLIQHGELDRRVPIPNAYELRQALEDRGVPVKMIVYKGFGHGIDKPKQQRAVMEHNFEWFSQWIWDEKPAQEGR